A window of Bos taurus isolate L1 Dominette 01449 registration number 42190680 breed Hereford chromosome 8, ARS-UCD2.0, whole genome shotgun sequence contains these coding sequences:
- the NXNL2 gene encoding nucleoredoxin-like protein 2 isoform X1, whose protein sequence is MKNTVLTIFSFATFILVLSFKKCQGPVHARFIVLVVPLNLFLPSISPTNPPFFQEDSESELWQHASWNSINPRREFPLALALPSAGTLSARAQYFGTNLEKEQGPGLPSAGSLPPTDRTALTFPRWWDPWDRWQGIERRVGRAPRGLRARARREGPRGERGGGGLARVAEKSASPRSAEAASSEQRRTQSCAGVLLPQVSSPAGVPAPGHGGRAGRAAPGDLRRRLGGGRGGAAEQGGGAILRRGPVRAQPRLHAAALRLLRGARGRGAAAGALRGGLRVRRRQRAGNAGIHEGTARCLAGAALPRPLPARAEDQVPHHGHPQACDPEAQRGGHHRQRAEADPGAGAGLLPELGGGSGHLPEFLQLSRGQVSRGPGQVCSHSCCCSLNPAEKKSILFLCVGGFFQSRSTHL, encoded by the exons ATGAAAAATACAGTCCTCACGATATTTAGTTTCGCTACATTCATCTTAGTTCTGAGTTTTAAGAAATGTCAGGGACCTGTACATGCAAGATTTATAGTGCTTGTAGTTCCTCTCAATCTTTTCCTCCCTTCCATTTCGCCTACAAATCCCCCCTTCTTCCAAGAGGACAGTGAATCAGAGCTTTGGCAGCACGCTTCATGGAACAGCATCAACCCTCGGAGAGAATTTCCCTTAGCCCTGGCTCTGCCAAGCGCAG GGACCCTCTCTGCCAGGGCGCAGTACTTCGGGACAAACCTCGAGAAAGAACAGGGCCCAGGTCTCCCCAGCGCTGGATCCCTGCCCCCTACAGATCGAACCGCTCTTACCTTTCCTCGCTGGTGGGACCCCTGGGACAGGTGGCAAGGGATTGAGCGCCGAGTGGGGCGAGCGCCCCGGGGACTTAGGGCGAGGGCGCGGCGGGAGGGGCCCAGGGGAGAGCGCGGAGGGGGAGGGCTTGCGAGGGTGGCGGAGAAGAGTGCGTCGCCCAGGAGCGCGGAGGCGGCGAGCAGCGAGCAGCGCAGGACACAGAGCTGCGCAG GTGTCCTTCTGCCGCAGGTGTCCTCACCCGCAGGTGTCCCCGCGCCCGGACATGGTGGACGTGCTGGGCGGGCGGCGCCTGGTGACCTGCGACGGCGCTTGGGTGGAGGCCGAGGCGGCGCTGCAGAACAAGGTGGTGGCGCTATACTTCGCCGCGGGCCGGTGCGCGCCCAGCCGCGACTTCACGCCGCTGCTCTGCGACTTCTACGAGGAGCTCGTGGACGAGGCGCGGCCGCCGGCGCCCTTCGAGGTGGTCTTCGTGTCCGCCGACGGCAGCGCGCAGGAAATGCTGGAATTCATGAAGGAACTGCACGGTGCCTGGCTGGCGCTGCCCTTCCACGACCCCTACCGGCA CGAGCTGAGGACCAGGTACCACATCACGGCCATCCCCAGGCTTGTGATCCTGAAGCCCAGCGGGGAGGTCATCACCGACAAAGGGCGGAAGCAGATCCGGGAGCGGGGGCTGGCCTGCTTCCAGAACTGGGTGGAGGCAGCGGACATCTTCCAGAATTTCTCCAGTTGAGCAGAGGGCAGGTCTCCAGGGGGCCCGGACAGGTGTGCAGTCACTCCTGTTGCTGCAGCCTCAACCCGGCAGAGAAGAAGAGCATCCTGTTTCTCTGTGTTGGTGGTTTCTTTCAGAGCAGAAGTACTCATCTGTGA
- the NXNL2 gene encoding nucleoredoxin-like protein 2 isoform X2: MVDVLGGRRLVTCDGAWVEAEAALQNKVVALYFAAGRCAPSRDFTPLLCDFYEELVDEARPPAPFEVVFVSADGSAQEMLEFMKELHGAWLALPFHDPYRHELRTRYHITAIPRLVILKPSGEVITDKGRKQIRERGLACFQNWVEAADIFQNFSS, translated from the exons ATGGTGGACGTGCTGGGCGGGCGGCGCCTGGTGACCTGCGACGGCGCTTGGGTGGAGGCCGAGGCGGCGCTGCAGAACAAGGTGGTGGCGCTATACTTCGCCGCGGGCCGGTGCGCGCCCAGCCGCGACTTCACGCCGCTGCTCTGCGACTTCTACGAGGAGCTCGTGGACGAGGCGCGGCCGCCGGCGCCCTTCGAGGTGGTCTTCGTGTCCGCCGACGGCAGCGCGCAGGAAATGCTGGAATTCATGAAGGAACTGCACGGTGCCTGGCTGGCGCTGCCCTTCCACGACCCCTACCGGCA CGAGCTGAGGACCAGGTACCACATCACGGCCATCCCCAGGCTTGTGATCCTGAAGCCCAGCGGGGAGGTCATCACCGACAAAGGGCGGAAGCAGATCCGGGAGCGGGGGCTGGCCTGCTTCCAGAACTGGGTGGAGGCAGCGGACATCTTCCAGAATTTCTCCAGTTGA